The Persephonella atlantica genome includes a window with the following:
- a CDS encoding helix-turn-helix domain-containing protein, with the protein MARKKITDELKDKIIELYKQGLSSTEIAHQTNISVNSVCKILKENRIERNVATKGEIKALKRYAVQLLGADEKVLDEIIKRLDKRRVIQYRLSLMRLKPFIEELKNASAKN; encoded by the coding sequence ATGGCAAGGAAAAAGATTACTGATGAGCTAAAGGACAAAATAATAGAGCTTTATAAACAGGGGCTGTCTTCTACTGAAATTGCTCACCAGACAAATATTTCTGTAAATTCTGTCTGTAAGATTTTGAAAGAAAACAGAATTGAAAGGAATGTGGCCACAAAGGGAGAAATTAAAGCTTTAAAAAGATATGCTGTCCAGCTTCTTGGAGCTGATGAGAAGGTCCTTGATGAGATTATAAAAAGGCTTGATAAAAGAAGAGTTATTCAATACAGGCTTTCACTTATGAGATTAAAGCCTTTTATAGAGGAGCTGAAAAATGCTTCAGCTAAAAATTAA
- a CDS encoding STAS-like domain-containing protein gives MKTIKVRELFEQENLATRENGLVLRKEIEKTLKTSNSVFIDFDGINLVTQSFIDEVFGVLVREKGLSFIRNHIKIKGASDFVKSMIKFVISYSQKAA, from the coding sequence ATGAAAACTATAAAAGTTAGAGAGCTTTTTGAACAGGAAAACTTAGCCACGAGAGAAAATGGGCTGGTATTAAGGAAAGAGATAGAAAAAACTTTAAAGACATCTAACAGTGTGTTTATTGACTTTGATGGTATTAATCTGGTAACACAGAGCTTCATAGATGAAGTTTTTGGCGTTTTGGTTAGAGAGAAGGGGCTTTCTTTTATTAGGAATCATATAAAAATAAAGGGTGCTTCTGATTTTGTTAAATCAATGATCAAGTTCGTTATATCTTACAGTCAAAAAGCTGCCTAA
- a CDS encoding metallophosphoesterase, with amino-acid sequence MDKLNKVFEILDYAEFLAETESELFECQPEFEHYKTLDLQTEKPVCLIFSSDIHFGSIHTNIAEIKNILNVILENDNVFLLVNGDFIDNFEVPVPKLLLAGINSQILSPAKQREFYKNFIELLGENRKLLVVVIGNHEEFSGQNPYIQTLFQYQVPIGINRLLLNLRLNNEVEYKIAMVHKSRFNSILNPVHSSHRELTLYYPTADIVCTSHTHFPAIYTFPYPKDDELFDRILIKTGTFKDKDAYTFKYFNPYRVSHMSTPAVVLYPDQRKMIGFFRYQDAVEFVRGMSYDKC; translated from the coding sequence ATGGATAAGCTAAACAAAGTTTTTGAAATCTTAGATTATGCTGAGTTTTTAGCTGAAACTGAAAGTGAACTTTTTGAATGTCAGCCTGAGTTTGAGCATTACAAAACTTTGGACCTACAAACAGAAAAACCTGTTTGCCTGATTTTCAGCAGTGATATTCACTTTGGTTCTATTCACACAAATATTGCTGAAATAAAAAATATTCTCAATGTCATTCTGGAAAACGACAACGTTTTTCTGCTTGTAAATGGTGATTTTATTGACAACTTTGAAGTTCCTGTGCCCAAGCTTCTGCTTGCAGGTATAAATTCTCAAATCCTGTCTCCAGCAAAGCAAAGAGAGTTTTACAAAAACTTTATTGAGCTTTTAGGTGAAAATAGAAAACTTCTGGTTGTTGTTATTGGAAACCACGAAGAATTTTCTGGTCAAAACCCTTACATTCAAACTCTCTTCCAGTATCAGGTTCCAATTGGGATAAATAGACTTCTCCTGAATCTGAGGCTAAACAATGAAGTTGAATACAAGATAGCTATGGTTCATAAATCCCGCTTCAACTCTATTTTAAATCCTGTCCACAGTTCCCACAGAGAGTTAACCCTTTATTACCCTACTGCTGACATAGTCTGCACTTCTCATACGCACTTTCCAGCTATTTATACGTTTCCCTATCCAAAAGATGATGAACTGTTTGACCGCATACTAATAAAAACTGGAACATTCAAGGATAAAGACGCTTACACGTTTAAATATTTTAATCCCTACAGAGTCTCCCACATGAGCACGCCTGCTGTGGTTCTATATCCTGACCAGCGTAAGATGATTGGATTTTTCAGATACCAGGATGCAGTAGAGTTCGTGAGGGGAATGTCCTATGATAAATGCTAA
- a CDS encoding helix-turn-helix transcriptional regulator: protein MFIKNKSDVDLYAKKIYAYIISSKSKEYVEFVQKLLKIKIEDAINIVIADIHDYFCEHVNSCESMYIYENLSVREINESEYINDIAFFRYVNESFSTSTKEMNLYFILKYILLKLFDVNVNILYALQSKNKDANAHVKYIIAKYTNANIKITRNVASKLCHKVNRSISLHEFLLLYEKYVENQIEKFETETITKEEIKLTNTDLLVYYYFMSFSKCFVKTKIEEIARDCKISTATVSRAIRKLVQAQKIKVHKKNNRNIYEIIDYKIIDYKEKQQKEYSKVDISKSERNVKDIEIQTSESDYRKYKRNEKIDPETRYKLYLYRMKYREELENTKLKRLTKDDVLFFLINTENLMQNESLTLKQVLKIIKYADSNPRIKNPVGWLIARFMIGRGRFYFLLQKSKQNEKQEVTISKKYEYQKQENAKPNKYVYINEDLLYFAKKYNIPESDILSYLRKLKNLYGDNVSYIVEIYLANRLWKDSLSREEKQELISYAKRQISKFIVPPKPEEVKNTIKSIILGEIRSRYLTLSIEEKIKMKNASQCYDTS, encoded by the coding sequence ATGTTTATAAAAAACAAAAGCGATGTTGATTTGTATGCGAAGAAGATATATGCGTATATCATAAGCTCGAAAAGTAAAGAATACGTAGAATTCGTGCAAAAACTGTTAAAAATTAAAATTGAAGATGCAATTAATATCGTAATCGCAGACATACATGATTATTTTTGTGAGCATGTAAATTCTTGCGAATCAATGTATATATATGAAAATCTCAGTGTAAGAGAAATAAATGAAAGTGAGTACATAAACGATATAGCTTTTTTTCGTTATGTTAACGAAAGTTTTTCAACGTCAACGAAAGAAATGAATTTATATTTTATTTTAAAGTATATATTGCTAAAACTGTTTGATGTTAACGTCAATATACTGTACGCGCTACAATCAAAGAATAAAGATGCAAACGCTCACGTAAAGTACATAATTGCTAAATACACAAACGCAAACATTAAAATTACACGTAACGTTGCGAGCAAGCTTTGTCACAAAGTAAACAGAAGCATATCATTACACGAATTTTTGCTGTTGTACGAAAAATATGTTGAAAATCAAATAGAAAAATTTGAAACTGAAACTATTACAAAAGAAGAAATAAAATTAACAAATACTGATTTGCTTGTATATTATTATTTTATGTCGTTCAGCAAATGTTTTGTAAAGACAAAAATTGAAGAAATTGCGAGAGATTGTAAAATATCAACAGCTACTGTATCGCGAGCAATTAGAAAACTCGTTCAAGCTCAAAAAATAAAAGTTCACAAAAAAAACAATAGAAATATTTATGAAATTATCGATTACAAAATTATCGATTACAAAGAAAAACAGCAAAAAGAATACAGTAAAGTTGATATATCAAAATCTGAAAGAAATGTTAAAGATATTGAAATTCAAACTTCTGAATCTGATTATAGAAAATACAAGAGAAACGAAAAAATCGATCCTGAGACAAGATATAAGCTATATCTATATCGCATGAAGTATAGAGAAGAGCTTGAGAACACAAAGCTAAAAAGACTTACAAAAGATGATGTTTTATTTTTTTTAATAAACACAGAAAATCTTATGCAAAATGAATCGCTAACTCTAAAACAAGTATTAAAAATCATAAAATACGCAGATTCAAATCCAAGAATCAAGAATCCAGTCGGCTGGCTAATTGCACGATTCATGATCGGCCGGGGACGCTTTTATTTTCTTCTTCAAAAATCAAAACAAAATGAAAAACAAGAAGTTACAATATCTAAAAAATACGAATATCAAAAACAAGAAAATGCAAAACCTAATAAGTATGTATACATCAATGAGGATCTGTTATATTTTGCCAAAAAGTACAATATACCAGAAAGTGATATACTATCTTACCTCCGCAAACTCAAAAATTTGTACGGTGATAATGTTAGCTATATAGTAGAAATATATCTTGCAAATCGTCTGTGGAAAGATTCCCTTTCTCGGGAAGAAAAACAAGAACTTATTTCATATGCAAAACGTCAAATCAGCAAATTCATAGTCCCTCCTAAACCTGAAGAAGTTAAAAATACAATAAAATCAATTATTTTAGGCGAAATCAGATCAAGATACTTAACACTGTCTATTGAAGAAAAGATTAAAATGAAAAATGCCAGTCAATGCTATGATACATCATAA
- a CDS encoding SagB/ThcOx family dehydrogenase translates to MEILPLPEPVFDSSYSIEKALLNRRSLREFSDKPLNLKEISQLLWAAQGITHFEGFRTAPSAGALYPLEIYAVCGNVNKLPSGIYHYNPFRHEIVLKKGGDFREELFHASLGQEWVKDCAVCFVITGVYDKTTRKYGSRGIRYVDMEAGHAAQNLLLQATALGIGGVTIGAFYDNQVRKILDVGADEFPLYLIPSGKK, encoded by the coding sequence ATGGAAATACTGCCCTTACCAGAGCCTGTATTTGACAGTAGTTACTCTATAGAAAAAGCTCTTTTAAATAGAAGGTCTTTAAGAGAGTTCAGTGATAAACCTTTAAATCTAAAAGAGATTTCACAACTTTTGTGGGCAGCTCAGGGAATTACCCATTTTGAAGGCTTTAGAACTGCCCCTTCTGCAGGTGCTCTTTATCCTTTAGAGATTTATGCTGTTTGCGGAAATGTTAACAAACTACCTTCAGGAATATACCATTACAATCCTTTCAGACATGAGATTGTTCTGAAAAAAGGTGGAGATTTCAGAGAAGAGCTATTTCACGCATCACTGGGACAGGAATGGGTAAAGGATTGTGCTGTGTGCTTTGTTATTACAGGAGTATATGACAAAACAACAAGGAAGTATGGAAGTCGTGGAATACGATATGTTGACATGGAAGCTGGGCATGCTGCTCAGAATCTGCTGTTGCAGGCAACAGCACTGGGAATTGGTGGTGTAACTATTGGGGCTTTCTACGATAATCAGGTAAGGAAGATATTAGATGTAGGGGCCGATGAGTTTCCTCTCTACCTGATACCTTCAGGAAAAAAATAA
- a CDS encoding recombinase family protein, with amino-acid sequence MRAVIYARYSSKNQDKKSIKDQVILCQIEAEKQNDEIVAVFFDEAKSGLSDDREAYQQMLNFVKKNNIKKIYTYHTSRISRDTAEIKLRVRELKYIYGVNIIFVSQGISTEQENIELLLSANGIADEQYVESIRKNTWRGLYGRLQQGKAVFAPKFGYKLKDGELYVDEKEAEIVKEIFSLYISGKGFKEIAKILNQRGILSPRGSKWSLTAVREIIINEIYKGVIVWNKYQYRKIPGFPKRKKIPNPPEQWIRIERPDLQIVSKEIWEEANRKRLERQKQDNTKNRVGYTTLLGGFIKCQCGSNLIKHSKVSFKCRQALVGACDITASFREDMLNALVIHAIKQHLIENRQLFKEELEHQLKVLYSKQKTKSDIEKEIESLNRKLQSFLEIFEENPSKTIAKKIQEYEEQISLLELELKSFKEIEGVEIDDEVIDILLEQIDNVLSMDVSQAREIIKNLLEEVRIEKDKIEGFYWIEYSFKNPFRTYNRKINMVAGEGFEPSTSGL; translated from the coding sequence ATGAGGGCAGTTATATACGCAAGATACAGCTCTAAAAATCAGGATAAAAAGTCTATCAAAGACCAGGTTATTCTCTGTCAGATAGAAGCAGAAAAACAAAATGATGAGATTGTTGCTGTTTTTTTTGATGAGGCTAAAAGCGGTCTTTCAGATGATAGAGAAGCTTATCAGCAGATGCTTAACTTTGTTAAGAAAAATAACATAAAGAAAATATATACATACCACACAAGCAGAATATCAAGAGATACAGCAGAAATAAAGCTAAGGGTAAGGGAACTCAAATATATCTATGGAGTAAACATAATATTCGTTTCACAGGGAATATCTACAGAGCAGGAAAACATTGAACTTCTTTTATCTGCAAACGGTATAGCAGATGAGCAGTATGTAGAAAGCATTAGAAAAAACACATGGAGAGGATTATACGGTAGACTGCAGCAGGGAAAGGCTGTATTTGCTCCTAAGTTTGGATATAAACTAAAGGATGGGGAACTTTACGTAGACGAAAAGGAAGCAGAAATAGTCAAGGAAATATTTAGTCTTTACATATCAGGAAAAGGATTTAAAGAAATAGCAAAAATACTAAATCAAAGAGGTATCCTATCTCCAAGAGGGTCTAAATGGTCATTAACAGCAGTAAGAGAAATAATCATCAATGAAATATATAAGGGAGTAATAGTCTGGAATAAATACCAGTACCGCAAAATACCAGGATTTCCAAAAAGAAAGAAAATACCTAACCCACCAGAGCAGTGGATAAGGATTGAAAGACCTGATTTACAGATAGTTTCTAAGGAAATCTGGGAAGAAGCTAACAGGAAAAGATTAGAAAGACAAAAACAGGATAACACCAAAAATAGAGTAGGATACACGACCCTTTTAGGTGGATTTATCAAATGTCAGTGTGGAAGTAATCTTATAAAACATTCCAAGGTTTCCTTCAAATGCAGACAGGCTTTAGTAGGAGCTTGCGATATAACGGCAAGTTTCAGGGAAGATATGCTGAACGCCCTTGTTATACACGCTATAAAACAGCATTTAATAGAAAACAGACAGCTATTCAAAGAGGAACTGGAGCATCAGCTAAAAGTATTATATTCCAAGCAAAAAACAAAATCAGATATAGAGAAAGAGATAGAAAGTTTAAACAGAAAACTCCAGAGCTTCCTTGAGATATTTGAAGAAAACCCAAGCAAAACCATAGCTAAAAAGATACAGGAATACGAAGAGCAAATAAGCCTTTTAGAGCTGGAACTTAAATCTTTTAAGGAAATAGAAGGTGTAGAAATTGATGATGAAGTAATAGATATACTCCTTGAGCAGATAGATAATGTTCTAAGCATGGATGTATCACAGGCAAGAGAAATAATAAAAAATCTTCTTGAAGAAGTAAGGATAGAGAAAGATAAAATAGAAGGCTTTTACTGGATTGAATACAGCTTTAAAAATCCGTTTAGAACCTACAATCGTAAAATCAATATGGTTGCGGGGGAGGGATTTGAACCCTCGACCTCCGGGTTATGA
- a CDS encoding ATP-binding protein: MEFRFDNIEYELDNLIKTTNNIVDISNYNFIEPVGMAILYALYEDEGINLKNLGPTNSYMNVMFNKEYNSSKNYIPIENVRHGSIEKNVKHITDMIIDHKDFQNLSSTDRKDLYDYLYYMIGEVLNNALHHSLSPIGAIIAGQYFPNLKKIQICVVDRGVGFLSNLKRKYDVYSESKAIIKALEKEVSCPPERPYSSSQVDHAGYGLFVLSEIIKRTQGRLKIISNDGAVYLNENGKLYSADDISTGWKGSIVVFEFYEKNINLSKDEFFRTYIFTDEGEDIEDIFF, encoded by the coding sequence ATGGAATTTAGGTTTGATAATATAGAATATGAATTGGACAACCTTATAAAAACTACAAATAATATCGTGGATATTTCTAACTATAACTTTATAGAACCCGTTGGCATGGCTATTTTATATGCTTTATATGAAGATGAAGGTATAAATTTAAAAAATTTGGGTCCTACAAATAGTTATATGAATGTTATGTTTAACAAAGAATATAACTCATCAAAAAACTACATTCCTATAGAAAATGTAAGACACGGAAGTATAGAAAAAAATGTAAAGCACATTACAGATATGATAATAGACCACAAAGACTTTCAGAATTTATCAAGCACTGACAGAAAAGACCTTTATGATTATCTATACTATATGATAGGAGAAGTACTAAATAATGCGTTACACCATTCGCTAAGTCCTATAGGAGCTATTATTGCGGGACAATACTTCCCGAATCTAAAGAAAATACAGATATGTGTAGTAGACCGAGGAGTTGGATTTTTAAGTAATCTTAAAAGGAAATACGATGTCTACTCAGAAAGTAAAGCAATAATAAAAGCTCTTGAAAAAGAGGTTTCCTGTCCTCCAGAGAGACCATATTCAAGTTCCCAGGTTGACCATGCTGGTTATGGATTGTTTGTTCTCAGTGAAATCATAAAGCGTACACAGGGAAGACTAAAAATTATTTCTAATGATGGAGCAGTATATCTGAATGAAAATGGTAAACTGTATTCTGCTGATGATATTTCTACCGGATGGAAAGGTAGTATAGTCGTTTTTGAGTTCTATGAAAAAAACATAAATTTATCTAAAGATGAATTCTTTAGAACATACATATTTACAGATGAAGGAGAAGATATAGAAGATATATTCTTTTAG
- a CDS encoding class I tRNA ligase family protein, with translation MQDRFSIIEDHIREVKYFIELKCEKCGSIALKQEEDVLDTWFSSALWPFGTLGWPESTPELNRFYPTSLLVTGFDIIFFWVARMIMMGMHFMKEKPFGDVYIHALVRDEKGEKMSKTKGNVIDPLDMVEKYGADSLRFTLAALAAQGRDIRLSEKRIEGYKHFANKIWNASKFVLTNFENNRGRVFSDINSLNLSYDDRWILTRLQETVKNAQKALEEYRYNDYANGLYDFFWHEYCDWYLEFSKERIYKGSDEEKAAALSTLIYVLDKSMKLLHPVMPFITEEIWQKLPFKDAQYLPIAPYPQFDENLVFEKEKALIEDLKEMIVSIRNVRADFGIEPSRKLNVYIKPFDEEFEKVVHSMEPSIKLLAKIDRLEISTDLERPQNSVVAVSKRAECYIDIAGTIDVEKEIQRQEKVLKEIEKSISISEKKLSNENFVKKAPPHVVEKERKLYQELKEKAEKVRRIIESLKEVQTS, from the coding sequence ATGCAGGACAGGTTCAGCATAATAGAGGACCACATCAGAGAAGTAAAATACTTTATTGAGCTAAAATGTGAAAAGTGTGGCTCTATAGCATTAAAACAGGAAGAAGATGTTTTAGACACATGGTTTTCTTCAGCTTTATGGCCTTTTGGGACACTCGGCTGGCCAGAAAGCACACCAGAACTTAACAGATTCTATCCAACATCACTGCTTGTTACAGGATTTGACATCATATTCTTCTGGGTTGCAAGAATGATAATGATGGGAATGCATTTTATGAAGGAAAAACCTTTTGGAGATGTTTATATACATGCCCTTGTAAGAGATGAAAAAGGGGAAAAGATGTCCAAGACAAAAGGAAATGTTATTGACCCCTTAGACATGGTAGAAAAGTATGGTGCAGATTCTCTCAGATTTACACTTGCAGCCCTTGCAGCACAGGGAAGGGACATAAGACTTTCAGAGAAAAGGATAGAAGGATACAAACATTTTGCCAACAAGATATGGAATGCGTCAAAATTTGTTCTGACAAACTTTGAAAACAACAGGGGAAGAGTGTTCAGTGATATAAACTCGCTGAATCTCTCCTACGATGACAGATGGATACTTACCAGACTGCAGGAAACAGTAAAAAATGCCCAGAAGGCACTGGAAGAGTACAGATATAACGATTATGCTAACGGTCTGTACGATTTCTTCTGGCACGAATACTGTGACTGGTATTTAGAGTTTTCTAAAGAGAGAATTTATAAAGGCTCTGATGAAGAAAAAGCTGCAGCCCTTTCCACACTCATATATGTGTTAGACAAATCAATGAAACTGCTGCACCCTGTAATGCCGTTTATAACAGAAGAGATATGGCAGAAGCTTCCCTTCAAAGATGCGCAGTATCTGCCGATAGCACCTTATCCTCAGTTTGATGAAAATCTCGTTTTTGAGAAAGAGAAAGCTTTAATAGAAGATCTAAAAGAGATGATAGTTTCCATAAGAAACGTTAGAGCAGACTTTGGTATAGAGCCTTCAAGGAAGCTCAATGTTTACATAAAACCCTTTGATGAAGAGTTTGAGAAGGTTGTTCACTCAATGGAGCCTTCTATAAAACTCCTTGCAAAGATTGATAGGTTAGAAATCTCCACAGATTTAGAGAGACCCCAAAACAGCGTTGTTGCTGTTTCAAAAAGGGCAGAATGTTACATAGATATAGCAGGAACAATAGATGTTGAAAAAGAGATTCAAAGACAGGAAAAAGTGCTGAAAGAGATAGAGAAATCCATATCCATATCAGAAAAGAAACTGTCTAACGAAAACTTTGTGAAGAAAGCTCCACCCCACGTGGTTGAGAAAGAGAGAAAACTGTATCAGGAGCTGAAGGAAAAAGCAGAAAAGGTGAGGAGAATAATAGAAAGTCTTAAAGAGGTTCAGACCTCTTGA
- a CDS encoding HEPN domain-containing protein, producing MGWKKNWINKTKEHFEAGKILYEKSLYRDSLARLYYCAYSLMIAECGEAPRGRWEHKGIVKHFFKKLYNENRINLLSEEELELIEDFYEEQRIADYTLENIDKMAVENYISLTKKLFKVVNND from the coding sequence TTGGGCTGGAAGAAAAACTGGATAAATAAAACTAAAGAACATTTTGAGGCAGGAAAAATCTTATATGAAAAAAGTTTATATAGGGATAGTTTAGCAAGACTTTATTACTGTGCTTATTCTTTGATGATAGCAGAATGTGGAGAAGCTCCCAGAGGAAGATGGGAACATAAAGGGATAGTAAAGCACTTCTTTAAAAAACTTTACAATGAAAACAGAATAAACCTTCTATCTGAAGAAGAGTTAGAACTAATTGAAGACTTTTACGAGGAGCAAAGAATAGCAGACTATACGCTTGAAAATATAGACAAGATGGCTGTAGAGAATTATATTAGTCTTACAAAGAAACTTTTTAAGGTTGTAAATAATGATTAA
- a CDS encoding helix-turn-helix domain-containing protein, whose protein sequence is MKIAQQIKQKAEEEIRNIVIQLYKEGRTQKAIAEEVGISVKKVRKIIKETGLSKNSPSEKQVEYLMGLITKFYEVKDVFQLKSKVFSLSNKQVKGMFLTLKTYKQIKPSLHYYEKLLNIKLKECKDGKEKDY, encoded by the coding sequence ATGAAAATAGCACAGCAAATAAAACAAAAGGCAGAAGAGGAGATAAGAAATATTGTTATTCAGCTATACAAAGAAGGCAGAACACAAAAAGCCATAGCAGAGGAGGTAGGTATATCAGTAAAAAAGGTTAGAAAGATTATAAAAGAAACAGGACTAAGTAAAAATTCACCATCAGAAAAACAGGTGGAATATCTGATGGGGCTTATAACAAAGTTTTATGAAGTTAAAGATGTATTCCAGCTTAAAAGTAAAGTTTTTTCTCTTTCGAACAAGCAGGTCAAAGGTATGTTTCTAACTTTGAAAACTTATAAGCAGATAAAACCTTCTCTTCATTACTATGAAAAACTGCTAAACATAAAGCTTAAGGAGTGTAAAGATGGCAAGGAAAAAGATTACTGA
- the ppa gene encoding inorganic diphosphatase: protein MDISKIPAGKNPPEDIYVVIEIPQGSGIKYEVDKESGAVFVDRFLYTAMYYPFNYGFIPNTLAEDGDPTDVLVISSEPVVPGSVIRSRPIGMLEMEDEEGIDTKIIAVPVSKLDKTFDNIKEVSDLPEATLNKIKHFFEHYKELEPGKWVKVKSFKDSKTAMEDIQKSIERFQKS, encoded by the coding sequence ATGGACATATCAAAGATACCAGCTGGAAAAAATCCACCTGAAGATATTTACGTGGTAATTGAGATACCCCAGGGAAGCGGAATAAAATATGAAGTAGACAAAGAAAGTGGAGCAGTTTTTGTTGACAGATTTTTATACACAGCTATGTATTATCCTTTCAATTATGGCTTTATCCCAAATACATTAGCTGAAGATGGAGACCCAACAGATGTTTTGGTTATATCTTCAGAACCTGTTGTTCCCGGTAGCGTGATAAGAAGCAGACCTATTGGAATGCTTGAGATGGAAGATGAAGAAGGTATAGACACAAAAATAATAGCTGTTCCTGTATCAAAGTTAGACAAAACGTTTGATAACATCAAAGAGGTTTCAGACCTCCCAGAGGCTACTCTCAACAAAATAAAACACTTTTTTGAGCATTACAAAGAGCTGGAACCGGGGAAATGGGTTAAAGTAAAGTCCTTCAAAGATTCAAAAACAGCGATGGAAGATATCCAGAAATCTATTGAGAGATTCCAAAAATCTTGA
- a CDS encoding AAA family ATPase, with product MKHKERNPFYFGGTVSDEDFCNREKELTELKKDIFSGINILLYSPRRFGKSSLLLKLKKQLEKERIKVIFLDLFPVVDEKDFINRYFDEIVKVLVSKKEKVIQSLKQLTNLNFSVNSTLKPDGSITFSVSFSPKEKKTVLKEILEIPFLYATKNNANVAVMFDEFQEVENLGLEKEIRTVIQNHGRNVSYLFSGSRKSILTQIFSDKSRPFYKSVKKFPLKEIPLEEWIPFIQNKFKKTGKKIDEEIIKEVFGICRGFPYYIQHICYVLWEVSKEKVKKEDLDYAVNLVLEREEDSFWEEWTSLPPTQKKALKIITYTNGKNIYSKDVLFEFEITASHLKRAVQQLQKKDIITKERNVYWIIDPIMELWIKRNF from the coding sequence ATGAAACACAAAGAAAGAAATCCTTTTTATTTTGGTGGAACTGTTAGCGATGAAGATTTTTGCAATAGAGAAAAAGAGCTTACAGAACTAAAAAAGGATATTTTTTCTGGTATAAACATACTTCTGTATTCCCCACGGAGATTTGGAAAATCATCCCTATTGCTGAAGCTAAAAAAACAGCTTGAAAAAGAAAGAATTAAAGTTATTTTCCTTGATTTGTTTCCTGTTGTAGATGAGAAAGACTTTATAAACCGATATTTTGATGAGATTGTAAAAGTGTTAGTGTCAAAAAAAGAAAAAGTTATCCAGTCTTTAAAACAGCTTACAAACCTTAACTTTAGTGTTAACTCTACCCTCAAACCTGACGGCAGTATAACCTTTTCTGTTTCTTTTTCTCCAAAAGAGAAGAAAACAGTTTTAAAAGAGATACTGGAAATTCCATTTTTATACGCTACCAAAAACAATGCAAATGTTGCAGTAATGTTTGATGAATTTCAGGAAGTGGAGAATTTAGGATTAGAAAAAGAAATCAGAACAGTTATCCAGAATCACGGCAGGAACGTTTCTTATCTGTTTTCAGGAAGCAGAAAGAGTATCCTTACCCAGATTTTTTCTGATAAGAGCAGACCTTTTTATAAATCGGTTAAAAAGTTTCCTTTAAAAGAAATTCCTCTTGAAGAATGGATACCGTTTATTCAGAATAAATTTAAAAAAACAGGAAAAAAGATAGATGAAGAAATAATAAAAGAGGTTTTCGGCATCTGCCGAGGATTTCCATACTATATCCAGCATATATGCTACGTTCTGTGGGAAGTTTCTAAAGAAAAAGTAAAAAAAGAAGATTTAGATTATGCAGTAAATCTCGTTTTGGAGAGAGAAGAGGACTCTTTCTGGGAAGAGTGGACAAGTCTGCCGCCAACCCAGAAAAAAGCTTTGAAAATCATTACCTACACAAATGGTAAAAATATTTATTCAAAAGATGTTCTCTTTGAGTTTGAAATTACTGCTTCACATCTAAAAAGAGCAGTGCAGCAGCTTCAAAAGAAGGACATAATCACCAAAGAAAGAAATGTTTACTGGATTATAGACCCTATTATGGAACTGTGGATTAAAAGAAATTTTTAA